Proteins from a genomic interval of Pseudomonas paeninsulae:
- a CDS encoding c-type cytochrome gives MKKFLIPLLALGAALSMQSALAADPAAGEALFKSKPCAACHSVDMKLVGPALKDVAAKYADTEGAVELLAGRIKDGTQGAWGPMPMPANPVTDEEAKVLAEWVLSLK, from the coding sequence ATGAAGAAGTTTCTGATTCCGCTGTTGGCCCTGGGTGCTGCGCTGAGTATGCAATCTGCCCTGGCGGCTGACCCCGCAGCCGGCGAAGCACTGTTCAAGAGCAAGCCCTGCGCGGCATGCCATAGCGTCGACATGAAGCTGGTCGGCCCCGCGCTGAAAGACGTCGCCGCCAAGTACGCCGACACCGAAGGCGCCGTCGAGCTGCTGGCCGGCCGGATCAAGGATGGCACCCAGGGTGCTTGGGGCCCGATGCCGATGCCGGCCAACCCGGTCACCGACGAAGAAGCCAAGGTCCTCGCCGAATGGGTGCTGAGCCTCAAGTAA
- a CDS encoding nitrous oxide reductase accessory protein NosL — protein sequence MNNLYIRTARTLLVMLLGLLLVACSEPEEQQKSLGPVAFHDSDECHVCGMIISDFPGPKGQAVDKSGVKKFCSAAEMFGWWLQPENRIGTAKLYVHDMGRSEWAKPDDSHLIDAASAFYVIGLADSGLKGAMGAVLASFADEQAAQKLATIHGARVLRFDEIDQGVLQQAAAMQPAGMH from the coding sequence ATGAACAACCTGTATATACGTACGGCGCGAACCCTGCTGGTGATGCTGCTTGGTCTGTTACTGGTGGCCTGCAGCGAGCCTGAGGAGCAACAGAAAAGCCTGGGCCCGGTAGCCTTCCACGACAGCGATGAGTGCCATGTGTGCGGCATGATCATCAGTGATTTTCCCGGCCCCAAGGGCCAGGCCGTGGATAAGTCCGGGGTTAAGAAGTTCTGTTCCGCCGCCGAGATGTTCGGCTGGTGGCTGCAACCGGAAAACCGTATAGGCACTGCCAAGCTCTATGTGCATGACATGGGTCGCAGTGAGTGGGCCAAGCCCGACGACAGCCACCTGATCGATGCCGCCAGCGCTTTTTATGTGATTGGTCTTGCCGACAGCGGGTTGAAGGGCGCCATGGGCGCGGTGCTGGCCTCGTTTGCCGATGAGCAGGCCGCGCAGAAACTGGCCACCATCCACGGCGCTCGGGTGTTACGTTTCGACGAGATCGACCAAGGCGTGCTGCAACAGGCCGCCGCCATGCAGCCTGCGGGCATGCACTGA
- a CDS encoding ABC transporter permease produces MNQVWNIARKELSDGLRNRWLLSISLLFAVLAVGIAWLGAAASGQLGFTSIPATIASLASLATFLVPLIALLLAYDAIVGEDEAGTLMLLLTYPLGRGQLLLGKFVGHGLILALATLIGFGCAALAIAVLVDDIELGLLAWAFGRFMLSSTLLGWVFLALAYVLSSRASEKSSAAGLALGVWFLFVLVFDLALLALLVLSEGKFNPDLLPWLLLLNPADVYRLINLSGFAGSGNAVGVMALGGDLPIGGLLLWLCLLLWVGAPLLLAYRMFLRRPT; encoded by the coding sequence ATGAACCAGGTGTGGAATATTGCCCGCAAGGAATTGAGCGACGGCCTGCGCAATCGCTGGTTGCTGTCCATCAGTCTGCTGTTCGCCGTGCTGGCCGTGGGCATCGCCTGGTTAGGTGCGGCGGCCTCCGGGCAACTGGGCTTTACCTCGATCCCGGCGACCATAGCCAGCCTGGCCAGCCTGGCCACTTTCCTGGTGCCACTGATCGCGCTACTGCTGGCCTATGACGCCATCGTCGGCGAGGACGAGGCCGGCACCCTGATGCTGTTGCTGACCTACCCCCTTGGCCGCGGCCAGTTGCTGCTCGGCAAGTTCGTCGGCCATGGTCTGATTCTGGCGCTGGCCACCCTGATCGGCTTCGGCTGCGCGGCCCTGGCCATCGCCGTGCTGGTCGATGATATCGAACTGGGCCTGCTGGCCTGGGCCTTCGGCCGCTTCATGCTGTCGTCGACTCTGCTCGGCTGGGTGTTCCTCGCCCTGGCCTATGTACTGAGTAGCAGGGCCAGCGAAAAATCCAGCGCCGCCGGGCTGGCCCTGGGCGTGTGGTTTCTCTTCGTCCTGGTGTTCGACTTGGCTTTGCTGGCGCTGCTGGTGCTGAGCGAGGGCAAGTTCAACCCGGATCTGCTGCCTTGGCTGCTGCTGCTCAATCCTGCTGACGTCTACCGGCTGATCAACCTGTCCGGTTTTGCGGGCAGCGGCAATGCCGTCGGGGTCATGGCCCTGGGCGGCGATCTACCAATTGGCGGCCTGTTGCTGTGGCTGTGCCTGCTGCTGTGGGTCGGGGCGCCGCTGTTGTTGGCCTATCGGATGTTTCTGCGTCGGCCGACATGA
- a CDS encoding Sec-independent protein translocase subunit TatA, with amino-acid sequence MGISIWQFLIVLLIVVMLFGSKRLRSLGSDVGGAINGFRKSMGSGDAPQQPESTKQPLP; translated from the coding sequence ATGGGTATCAGCATCTGGCAATTTCTGATTGTGCTGTTGATCGTGGTCATGCTGTTCGGCAGCAAGCGCCTGCGCAGCTTGGGTTCCGATGTCGGCGGGGCGATCAACGGATTTCGTAAATCGATGGGCAGCGGCGATGCGCCGCAACAGCCGGAGTCGACCAAGCAGCCCTTGCCGTAG
- a CDS encoding SDR family NAD(P)-dependent oxidoreductase: protein MKTEFQDRLAVVTGASSGIGLALCAALLQRGARVLAMSRSLGGLQGLQASHPERLFWHAGDVTSSEDLASLGLRAAQLGQVDYLVPNAGIAELAESLDLSAFDRQWAVNGAGALNTLAALRDTLASPSSVVFISSFLTRSTFPGLAAYIASKAALSAQARTLAVEFAPVGVRINLVSPGPTATAIWGSLGLTDEQLGDVADTVTKRLLPGHFLEAAAVANVILFQLSQGARGVYGQDWVVDNGYTLS, encoded by the coding sequence ATGAAAACCGAATTTCAAGATCGTCTGGCCGTTGTCACCGGCGCCAGTTCAGGTATCGGCCTGGCGTTATGCGCCGCTTTGCTGCAGCGCGGCGCCAGGGTACTGGCAATGTCGCGCAGCCTGGGCGGCTTGCAAGGCCTGCAGGCGAGCCACCCCGAGCGCCTGTTCTGGCATGCTGGCGATGTCACCTCGAGCGAGGATCTGGCCAGCCTCGGTTTGCGCGCAGCGCAACTGGGGCAGGTGGATTATCTGGTACCCAACGCGGGTATCGCCGAACTGGCCGAGAGCCTCGACTTGAGTGCATTCGATCGGCAGTGGGCGGTCAACGGTGCCGGCGCCTTGAATACCCTGGCAGCGTTGCGTGACACCCTGGCCAGTCCCAGTTCGGTGGTGTTCATCAGCAGTTTTCTTACCCGTTCGACCTTTCCCGGCCTGGCCGCCTATATCGCCAGCAAGGCGGCGCTTAGCGCCCAGGCGCGCACCCTCGCGGTGGAATTTGCACCAGTCGGTGTGCGCATCAATCTGGTCTCGCCCGGACCCACGGCAACCGCTATCTGGGGCAGCCTGGGACTGACCGACGAGCAGTTGGGCGATGTTGCCGATACGGTCACCAAACGCTTGTTGCCCGGCCACTTTCTCGAAGCCGCGGCGGTGGCCAATGTCATCCTGTTCCAGCTGTCTCAGGGCGCCCGCGGCGTCTACGGTCAGGACTGGGTTGTCGATAATGGTTATACCTTGAGCTGA
- a CDS encoding HPP family protein: protein MQEQLLDWFKSFAPAPLNARAQEWMRVAIGIALGMSLCVSIGVWLFGAPITLHIAAPIAASAVLLFGASSSPFAQPWSVLAGNMCAALIGISLGLSALDGVTATVLAASLSLFCLFALRCLHPPSCALAVLAASGGLGVDMGYAVLYPVALNSLLLVAVALIYNNLTGHTYPKPRRSGENRHHTRDPLPGERLSFSRDDMDRALEEFGEYVDVTRDDLERLIKQTEKHALRRSMGEISAADIMSRDLYSAAPESFIEQAWQTLREHRLRSLPVVEEGSGKLIGIVTLVDLLKQFQPSQARVNFGQLKYLRGTKLRSIMSAPVVAVQQDVHMVELVFLLSDRGLHCLPVVDEHERLVGMITQTDLIAALYRNWLKQLPD from the coding sequence ATGCAAGAACAGCTTCTCGACTGGTTCAAGTCTTTCGCCCCCGCACCGCTCAATGCCCGCGCCCAGGAATGGATGCGCGTCGCCATCGGTATCGCGCTCGGCATGTCGCTGTGCGTTTCGATCGGCGTCTGGTTGTTCGGTGCGCCGATCACCTTGCATATCGCTGCGCCTATCGCAGCCTCCGCCGTATTGCTGTTCGGCGCCTCATCCAGTCCGTTCGCTCAGCCATGGTCGGTCCTGGCGGGCAATATGTGCGCCGCCCTGATCGGCATCAGCCTGGGCTTGAGTGCGCTGGATGGTGTGACTGCGACTGTGCTGGCCGCCAGCCTCTCGCTCTTCTGCCTATTTGCCTTGCGCTGCCTGCACCCACCAAGCTGTGCGTTGGCCGTGTTGGCCGCCAGTGGTGGTCTTGGGGTCGACATGGGCTACGCCGTGCTCTATCCGGTGGCACTCAACTCGCTGTTGCTGGTGGCGGTAGCGTTGATCTACAACAACCTGACCGGCCACACCTACCCGAAACCTCGCCGATCCGGGGAGAACCGCCATCACACTCGCGATCCATTACCGGGCGAGCGCCTGAGCTTCAGCCGCGACGACATGGATCGGGCCCTCGAGGAGTTCGGCGAATATGTTGACGTCACCCGTGACGATCTCGAACGGCTGATCAAACAAACCGAAAAACATGCCTTGCGCCGCAGCATGGGCGAGATCAGTGCGGCCGATATCATGTCGCGCGATCTCTATTCGGCGGCGCCGGAGAGCTTTATCGAACAGGCTTGGCAGACCCTGCGAGAACACCGCCTGCGTTCGCTGCCGGTAGTGGAGGAGGGCAGTGGCAAGCTGATCGGCATTGTCACCCTGGTCGATCTGCTCAAACAGTTTCAGCCCAGTCAGGCGCGGGTCAATTTCGGCCAACTGAAGTACCTGCGCGGAACCAAGCTGCGCTCGATCATGAGTGCGCCTGTGGTTGCTGTGCAACAAGACGTTCATATGGTCGAACTGGTGTTCCTGCTCTCCGACCGCGGCCTGCACTGCTTGCCGGTGGTAGACGAGCACGAGCGGCTGGTGGGCATGATCACCCAGACCGATCTGATCGCGGCGCTATACCGCAACTGGCTCAAGCAGCTGCCGGATTGA
- a CDS encoding nitrous oxide reductase family maturation protein NosD — protein MPRKWALLLFCWLLGPSEVLAQPLATLPLQAVGEAQWRLPAGEYRGQFRITTPMTLSCAPGAIIDAQGQGSALTIQAANVSIQGCTLRNWGQDLTALNSGVFIERQASGAQVRDSQLSGPGFGIWVDGTPNVSVLNNQIEGDQRIRSQDRGNGIHLFSVSGAKIIGNHVWNTRDGIYIDVSNGNRLEGNTLEDLRYGIHYMFSNDNQVLGNITRRTRTGYALMQSRKLTVIGNRSEQDENYGILMNYITYSTLRDNFVSDVRSGSTGDNMISGAEGKALFIYNSLFNSIEHNHFERSALGIHLTAGSEDNRIAGNAFVGNQQQVKYVATRTQEWSVDGRGNYWSDYLGWDRNDDGLGDVAYEPNDNVDRLLWLYPQVRLLMNSPSIELLRWVQRAFPVMKSPGVQDSYPLMQLPTTDLLRASPEPTP, from the coding sequence ATGCCACGTAAGTGGGCATTGCTCCTATTCTGCTGGCTCCTCGGTCCTTCCGAGGTGTTGGCGCAGCCGTTAGCGACGCTGCCCCTGCAGGCCGTAGGGGAAGCACAGTGGCGACTGCCCGCCGGTGAATACCGCGGACAGTTTCGCATTACCACCCCGATGACCTTGAGTTGCGCGCCCGGCGCAATAATCGACGCTCAGGGCCAGGGCAGTGCCCTGACCATTCAGGCTGCCAACGTCAGCATCCAGGGCTGTACGCTGCGCAACTGGGGCCAAGACCTGACGGCCTTGAATTCCGGCGTATTTATCGAGCGCCAGGCCAGCGGTGCCCAGGTGCGCGACAGTCAGTTGTCGGGGCCGGGGTTCGGCATCTGGGTCGATGGCACCCCGAACGTCAGTGTGCTCAATAATCAGATCGAGGGCGATCAACGCATCCGCTCCCAGGACCGCGGCAACGGTATTCACCTGTTTTCCGTGAGCGGCGCCAAAATCATCGGCAATCATGTGTGGAATACACGCGACGGCATCTATATCGACGTGTCCAACGGCAATCGCCTCGAAGGCAACACCCTCGAGGATCTGCGCTATGGCATTCATTACATGTTCTCCAACGACAACCAGGTGCTCGGCAACATCACCCGCCGCACCCGCACCGGCTATGCGCTGATGCAGAGCCGCAAGCTGACGGTAATCGGCAATCGTTCCGAGCAGGACGAGAACTACGGCATCCTGATGAACTACATCACCTATTCCACCCTGCGCGACAATTTCGTCAGCGATGTGCGCAGCGGCTCGACCGGCGACAACATGATCTCCGGTGCCGAAGGCAAGGCGCTGTTCATCTACAACTCGCTGTTCAACAGCATCGAACACAACCACTTCGAGCGCAGCGCCCTGGGTATCCACCTGACCGCCGGCTCGGAAGACAACCGCATCGCCGGCAATGCCTTTGTCGGTAACCAGCAGCAGGTCAAGTATGTCGCCACCCGTACCCAGGAATGGTCGGTGGACGGCCGCGGCAACTATTGGAGCGATTACCTGGGCTGGGATCGCAACGACGATGGCCTGGGTGATGTGGCCTATGAACCCAACGACAACGTCGACCGACTGCTGTGGTTGTACCCGCAGGTGCGCCTGTTGATGAACAGCCCGAGCATCGAATTGCTGCGCTGGGTGCAGCGCGCCTTTCCGGTGATGAAATCCCCTGGCGTGCAGGACAGCTACCCGCTGATGCAACTGCCGACCACCGATCTGCTGCGAGCCAGCCCGGAGCCAACACCATGA
- a CDS encoding NnrS family protein, which yields MHVLDRRTALSIPPIWRLAFRPFFLCASLYALVAIPLWVMAWSGLLADWQPSGGWLAWHRHEMLFGFASAIVAGFLLTAVQTWTGQPGLSGTRLMMLAGLWLAARLGWLFGLAPLLLIPLDFSFLLAVTALMGRMLWVARQKRNYPIVLVLSLLAAANALLLAGLALGDDELQRRGVLAGLWLVATLMGLIGGRVIPFFTQRGLGRLNAVKPWAWLEIALLLGTGLIAALYASGVALQAQPLLAPLFLVVAGGHLLRLARWYDPGIWRVPLLWSLHLAMLWLVVATLGLALWHAGLLASFSPALHGLTMGAMSGLIVAMLARVTLGHTGRPLQLPAGMAWALVLFNLGCVARVFVYPLWPLAGLWLATIGWSLALAIYAWRYVPMLITARVDGHPG from the coding sequence GTGCACGTTCTCGACCGGCGTACCGCCTTGAGTATCCCGCCTATCTGGCGTCTTGCCTTTCGCCCGTTCTTCCTCTGCGCCAGCCTCTATGCGCTGGTCGCGATCCCGCTGTGGGTGATGGCCTGGTCCGGCCTGTTGGCGGACTGGCAGCCAAGTGGTGGTTGGCTTGCCTGGCACCGACACGAAATGCTGTTTGGCTTCGCCAGCGCCATAGTGGCCGGTTTTCTGTTGACCGCGGTGCAGACTTGGACCGGTCAGCCGGGCCTGAGCGGCACGCGTTTGATGATGCTCGCTGGCCTCTGGCTGGCGGCACGCCTGGGCTGGTTATTCGGCTTGGCACCACTGCTGTTGATTCCGCTCGACTTCAGCTTCCTGCTGGCGGTAACCGCCCTGATGGGGCGGATGCTCTGGGTGGCGCGGCAGAAGCGTAACTACCCGATCGTGCTGGTGTTGAGCCTGTTGGCCGCGGCCAATGCCTTGCTGCTGGCCGGCCTGGCGTTGGGCGACGATGAGCTGCAGCGCCGCGGCGTGTTGGCCGGGTTGTGGCTGGTAGCGACGTTAATGGGCCTGATCGGCGGCCGGGTGATTCCCTTCTTCACCCAGCGCGGCCTGGGCCGGCTCAATGCGGTCAAACCCTGGGCCTGGTTGGAAATCGCCTTGCTGCTCGGCACCGGCCTGATCGCTGCGCTCTATGCCAGCGGGGTGGCCTTGCAGGCGCAGCCGCTACTGGCGCCGCTGTTCTTGGTGGTGGCTGGTGGCCACCTGTTGCGCCTGGCGCGCTGGTACGACCCGGGTATCTGGCGCGTACCGCTGCTCTGGTCGCTGCACTTGGCGATGCTCTGGCTGGTGGTCGCGACCCTCGGCCTGGCGCTGTGGCATGCCGGCCTGCTGGCCAGCTTCAGCCCGGCCTTGCATGGCTTGACCATGGGCGCGATGAGCGGGCTGATTGTGGCCATGCTTGCCCGCGTCACTCTGGGGCATACCGGGCGGCCATTACAACTGCCGGCGGGCATGGCCTGGGCCCTGGTGCTGTTCAATCTGGGTTGCGTGGCGCGGGTCTTCGTTTACCCGCTCTGGCCGCTGGCAGGGCTGTGGCTGGCGACCATCGGCTGGTCGCTGGCCTTGGCCATCTATGCCTGGCGCTATGTACCGATGCTAATCACGGCACGGGTGGATGGTCATCCGGGCTGA
- a CDS encoding ABC transporter ATP-binding protein, translating to MNAVEIEGVSQQYGSMTVLHDLNLCLGEGEVLGLFGHNGAGKTTTMKLILGLLQASAGKVHVLGRSPNDSVVRRQLGYLPENVTFYAQLSGRETLRHFARLKGAALTQVDELLEQVGLADAMNRRVKTYSKGMRQRLGLAQALLGAPRLLLLDEPTVGLDPIATQDLYQLVDRLRQQGTSIILCSHVLPGVEAHINRAAILAHGRLQAVGSLARLREDAGLPAVIRASGLKQSAQLLQRWHAAGHEARSVGVDGVEVVAINGHKLGLLRQLLGEGGAQDIDIHQPSLEDLYRYYMERASTVPSAEGRT from the coding sequence ATGAATGCCGTCGAAATCGAAGGCGTCAGCCAGCAGTACGGCAGCATGACCGTGCTGCACGACTTGAACCTGTGTCTGGGCGAAGGCGAAGTACTCGGCCTGTTCGGCCACAACGGCGCCGGCAAGACCACCACCATGAAGCTGATTCTCGGCCTGTTGCAGGCCAGCGCCGGCAAGGTGCATGTGCTCGGGCGCAGTCCGAATGATTCGGTGGTGCGCCGTCAGCTCGGCTATCTGCCGGAGAACGTCACCTTTTATGCGCAACTCAGCGGACGCGAGACCCTGCGCCATTTCGCTCGCCTCAAGGGCGCCGCGCTGACGCAGGTGGACGAACTGCTGGAGCAGGTGGGTCTGGCCGACGCCATGAATCGGCGGGTCAAAACCTACTCCAAGGGCATGCGCCAGCGTCTCGGCCTGGCCCAGGCACTGCTCGGCGCACCGCGCCTGCTGCTGCTCGATGAACCCACGGTCGGCCTCGATCCCATCGCCACCCAGGATCTCTATCAGCTGGTCGACCGTCTGCGTCAGCAGGGCACCAGCATCATCCTCTGCTCGCATGTCTTGCCGGGGGTCGAGGCGCATATCAACCGCGCGGCCATCCTCGCCCATGGTCGGCTGCAGGCGGTCGGCAGCCTGGCCAGGCTGCGCGAAGATGCCGGTCTGCCGGCAGTGATTCGCGCCAGTGGACTGAAGCAGAGCGCGCAGTTGTTGCAACGCTGGCACGCCGCCGGGCATGAGGCGCGTTCGGTCGGCGTCGATGGCGTCGAAGTGGTCGCCATCAACGGCCATAAACTCGGCCTGCTGCGCCAGTTGCTTGGCGAGGGCGGGGCGCAGGACATCGACATCCACCAGCCGTCGCTGGAGGACCTCTACCGTTATTACATGGAGCGAGCGAGCACTGTGCCGAGCGCGGAGGGCAGAACATGA
- a CDS encoding LysR family transcriptional regulator: MDIDLARTFLDIMRSGSFIATAERLHITQTAVTARIHNLENQLSCRLFVRNRAGARLTADGERFVAYATQLVQTWEAARRDLPLPRGSGDLLTLGAEISLCNPLMLAWVQRLHQVLPAHAVRSVVTSGSLLQQQLDLGVLDAALVHQPEYWPNLQVEQLLEEKLIQVVQTHNPEPYMYVDWGPTFRQLHDNALPEHTRTTLSFDLGPLALQYLLQCGGRGYFRTRVVQRHIDEGTLKRVEMAPEFSYPIYLVYPRAADNPALRSALQLVREVAQDDFDWSRWDYDI, from the coding sequence ATGGACATCGATCTCGCCCGCACCTTCTTGGATATCATGCGCAGCGGCAGCTTCATCGCCACCGCAGAGCGCCTGCATATCACCCAGACAGCGGTGACAGCGCGAATTCATAACCTGGAAAACCAACTCAGCTGCCGGCTGTTCGTGCGCAACCGCGCCGGGGCACGGCTGACTGCGGATGGCGAGCGTTTTGTCGCCTATGCGACACAGTTGGTGCAGACCTGGGAAGCGGCGCGGCGGGATCTGCCTTTGCCACGCGGCTCCGGCGACCTGCTCACCCTGGGCGCGGAGATAAGTCTGTGCAACCCGCTGATGCTGGCTTGGGTGCAGCGTCTGCACCAGGTTCTACCCGCACATGCGGTGCGCAGTGTAGTAACCAGTGGCAGCCTGCTCCAGCAACAACTCGACCTTGGCGTGCTCGACGCGGCATTGGTCCACCAGCCGGAATATTGGCCGAACCTGCAGGTTGAGCAATTGCTCGAGGAAAAGTTGATCCAGGTGGTACAGACCCATAACCCCGAGCCCTATATGTATGTCGACTGGGGACCGACGTTTCGCCAACTGCACGACAATGCCCTGCCGGAACACACCCGCACCACCCTCTCCTTCGATCTCGGGCCACTCGCTCTGCAGTACCTGCTGCAATGTGGCGGGCGCGGTTACTTCCGCACCCGCGTAGTGCAGCGCCATATCGATGAAGGCACCCTCAAACGAGTGGAAATGGCGCCGGAGTTCTCCTACCCGATCTATCTGGTTTATCCCCGAGCGGCCGACAATCCAGCCCTGCGCAGTGCTCTGCAACTGGTGCGCGAAGTGGCTCAGGACGACTTCGACTGGTCACGCTGGGATTACGATATTTGA
- the nosZ gene encoding TAT-dependent nitrous-oxide reductase, protein MDSKEQTQILEKAGLSRRGFLGASAMTGAALVGATALGSAVMTRESWAAAAKDAKQNYNVAPGELDDYIGFWSGGHQGEVRVLGVPSMRELMRIPVFNVDSATGWGLTNESRAIMGDSVKFLNGDCHHPHISMVDGKYDGKYVFINDKANTRVARIRLDIMKCDKMLTVPNCQSIHGLRLQKVPYTKYVYANAEFVIPHPNDGKIFDLQDENSYTMYNVIDAEKMEMAFQIIVDGNLDNTDADYTGRYTAATCYNSEKATDLGGMMRNERDWVVVFNIERAEAAVKAGKFITLGDSKVPVLDGRKKGDKNSEFTRYIPVAKNPHGLNTSPDGKYFIANGKLSPTVSMIEIARLDDLFADKLKDPRDTIIAEPELGLGPLHTTFDGRGNAYTTLFIDSQVVKWSMADAVRAYKGEKVNYIKQKLDVHYQPGHIHASLCETSEADGKWLVALCKFSKDRFLQVGPLHPENDQLIDISGDEMKLVHDGPTFAEPHDCTMARRDQVKTKKIWDRDDPFFAPTVERAKKDGINLVTDNKVIRDGNKVRVYMTSMAPAYGLTEFTVKQGNEVTVTITNIDQIEDVSHGFVMVNHGASMEISPQQTSSITFTADKVGLHWYYCSWFCHALHMEMVGRMLVEPA, encoded by the coding sequence ATCGATAGTAAAGAGCAGACGCAAATTCTGGAAAAGGCCGGCTTGAGCCGCCGCGGCTTCCTTGGCGCCAGCGCCATGACAGGCGCGGCCCTGGTCGGTGCCACAGCGCTGGGCAGCGCGGTGATGACTCGCGAGTCCTGGGCGGCAGCGGCCAAGGACGCGAAGCAGAACTACAATGTTGCGCCGGGCGAGCTGGACGACTACATCGGTTTCTGGAGCGGCGGCCATCAGGGTGAAGTGCGCGTGCTGGGCGTTCCGTCCATGCGCGAGCTGATGCGCATCCCGGTATTCAACGTCGACTCGGCCACCGGTTGGGGCCTGACCAACGAAAGCCGCGCCATCATGGGCGACAGCGTCAAGTTCCTCAACGGTGACTGCCACCACCCGCACATCTCCATGGTTGACGGCAAGTACGACGGCAAGTACGTGTTCATCAACGACAAGGCCAACACCCGCGTTGCACGTATCCGCCTGGATATCATGAAGTGCGACAAGATGCTGACCGTGCCGAACTGCCAGTCCATCCACGGCCTGCGCCTGCAAAAGGTGCCGTACACCAAGTACGTGTACGCCAACGCCGAGTTCGTCATCCCCCATCCCAACGATGGCAAGATCTTCGATCTGCAGGATGAAAACAGCTACACCATGTACAACGTCATCGACGCCGAAAAGATGGAGATGGCTTTCCAGATCATCGTCGACGGCAACCTGGACAACACCGACGCTGACTACACGGGTCGCTATACCGCAGCCACCTGCTACAACTCCGAGAAAGCCACCGATCTCGGCGGCATGATGCGCAACGAGCGTGACTGGGTGGTGGTGTTCAACATCGAACGCGCCGAAGCGGCGGTCAAGGCCGGTAAGTTCATCACCCTGGGCGACTCCAAGGTGCCGGTACTCGACGGTCGTAAGAAAGGCGACAAGAACAGCGAGTTCACCCGCTATATCCCGGTGGCGAAGAACCCGCACGGCCTCAATACCTCGCCAGATGGCAAGTACTTCATTGCCAACGGCAAGTTGTCGCCCACCGTGTCGATGATCGAAATCGCCAGGCTGGACGACCTGTTCGCCGACAAGCTCAAGGATCCGCGCGACACCATCATCGCCGAGCCGGAGCTGGGTCTGGGCCCGCTGCACACCACCTTCGACGGCCGCGGCAACGCCTACACCACCCTGTTTATCGACAGTCAGGTGGTCAAGTGGAGCATGGCTGACGCCGTACGCGCCTACAAGGGCGAGAAGGTCAATTACATCAAGCAGAAGCTCGATGTGCATTACCAGCCGGGTCACATCCACGCTTCTCTGTGTGAAACCAGTGAAGCCGATGGCAAGTGGCTGGTTGCCCTGTGCAAGTTCTCCAAGGATCGCTTCTTGCAGGTCGGCCCGCTGCACCCAGAGAACGATCAGTTGATCGATATCTCCGGCGATGAAATGAAGCTGGTGCACGACGGCCCGACCTTCGCCGAGCCACATGACTGCACCATGGCTCGTCGTGATCAGGTCAAGACCAAGAAGATCTGGGATCGCGACGACCCGTTCTTCGCCCCCACCGTAGAGCGGGCGAAAAAGGACGGCATCAACCTGGTAACCGACAACAAGGTTATCCGTGACGGCAACAAGGTACGGGTGTACATGACCTCGATGGCACCGGCCTACGGCCTTACCGAGTTCACCGTCAAGCAGGGTAACGAAGTCACAGTGACCATCACCAACATCGACCAGATCGAGGACGTGTCCCACGGCTTCGTCATGGTCAACCATGGTGCGAGCATGGAAATCAGCCCGCAGCAGACCTCGTCGATTACCTTCACCGCCGACAAGGTGGGTCTGCATTGGTACTACTGCAGCTGGTTCTGCCATGCCCTGCACATGGAAATGGTCGGGCGCATGCTGGTCGAACCCGCATAA